The following coding sequences lie in one Rutidosis leptorrhynchoides isolate AG116_Rl617_1_P2 chromosome 6, CSIRO_AGI_Rlap_v1, whole genome shotgun sequence genomic window:
- the LOC139855489 gene encoding L-ascorbate oxidase homolog has translation MSALLYAVLVIAMVNGEDPYRYFTWNITYGDIYPMASPQQGILINGQFPGPEIYSVTNDNLIINVFNNLPHPFLISWNGIQQRRNSYEDGVYGTTCPIPAGQNFTYKLQVKDQIGSFFYFPSLGYQKSAGGFGAIKILSRPRIPVPFPDPADDYSILIGDWYTTNHTTLEKIMDLGWRLPFPDGVLINGRGDGGVSYSVDQGKVYRLRISNVGLQNSLNFRIQGHTMKLVEVEGTHTVQTSLSSLDIHVGQSYSVLVTADQPPQDYYIAVSSRFGNQTLNTTAILHYSNSKKSVSGTPPPPPSDNDITWSLNQARSIRTNLTASGPRPNPQGSYHYGQINITRTIRIAGDASIINRKQRYNVNGVSFVAPDTPLKLADYFNISGVFNVGSIPDAPTGKAPYLNTSVMGANFRDFIEIVFENQENVIQSWHLDGYNFFVVGMDVGQWNDTSRNSYNLVDAVFRCTVQVYPKSWTAIYVALDNVGMWNIRNEFWVRQYLGEQFYLRVYSPVMSWRDEYPIPDNALLCGRAVGKSL, from the exons ATGTCTGcgttactatatgctgttttagtGATTGCGATGGTTAATGGCGAAGACCCATATCGTTATTTTACATGGAATATTACATATGGAGACATATACCCTATGGCCAGCCCACAACAG GGAATTCTGATAAACGGGCAGTTTCCTGGACCTGAAATATATTCAGTGACCAacgataatctcatcatcaatgTCTTTAATAACCTCCCTCATCCTTTTCTCATATCATG GAATGGAATACAACAAAGACGGAATTCGTACGAAGATGGAGTTTACGGGACTACGTGCCCGATTCCAGCGGGTCAAAACTTTACGTACAAATTACAAGTTAAAGATCAGATCGGAAGTTTTTTCTATTTTCCTTCACTCGGTTACCAAAAATCCGCCGGTGGTTTTGGAGCCATTAAAATCCTCAGCAGGCCCAGGATTCCGGTTCCCTTTCCGGATCCTGCTGATGACTACTCTATTCTTATTGGAGATTGGTACACAACTAATCACACG acaCTTGAAAAAATTATGGACCTCGGATGGAGACTACCATTCCCTGATGGTGTTTTGATCAATGGTCGCGGTGATGGTGGTGTGTCATATAGCGTTGACCAAg GTAAAGTGTACAGGTTGAGGATATCAAATGTGGGTCTACAAAATtccttaaattttagaatccaaggtCACACGATGAAGCTGGTGGAGGTCGAGGGGACTCACACCGTGCAAACCTCCTTATCATCACTAGATATTCACGTTGGTCAATCCTACTCGGTTTTGGTCACTGCTGATCAACCACCACAAGATTACTACATCGCAGTTTCATCTCGTTTCGGCAATCAAACCCTTAACACGACTGCTATTCTCCATTATTCCAACTCCAAAAAATCAGTGTCCGGCACACCTCCACCACCACCTTCTGACAATGACATCACTTGGTCTCTAAACCAAGCTAGATCCATCAG gaCCAACCTAACGGCTAGTGGACCAAGGCCCAACCCACAAGGGTCATATCATTACGGACAGATTAACATTACCAGAACCATCAGAATAGCCGGTGATGCATCAATAATCAATAGAAAGCAACGATATAATGTTAATGGTGTGTCATTCGTCGCCCCTGACACACCTCTTAAGCTGGCAGATTACTTTAATATTAGTGGAGTATTTAATGTCGGGAGCATTCCCGATGCACCCACGGGTAAAGCCCCGTATCTCAACACTTCAGTCATGGGTGCTAATTTTCGAGATTTTATTGAGATAGTGTTTGAGAATCAAGAGAATGTTATTCAAAGTTGGCATCTTGATGGATACAACTTCTTTGTTGTTGG AATGGACGTTGGACAGTGGAATGACACGAGCCGGAATAGTTACAATCTTGTTGATGCAGTCTTCCGTTGTACTGTGCAG GTATATCCAAAGTCATGGACAGCAATATACGTTGCACTGGACAACGTCGGGATGTGGAATATCAGAAACGAGTTTTGGGTGCGACAGTATCTTGGGGAACAGTTTTATCTTCGTGTTTATTCTCCGGTGATGTCATGGCGAGACGAGTACCCAATACCTGACAACGCCCTTCTCTGTGGCCGGGCTGTTGGGAAAAGCTTATGA
- the LOC139855490 gene encoding uncharacterized protein → MPPKKMGVNSKAEAARARKNATESERKEQEAREKEEKYWREAEGGKSRAAKKREEESEKKAEAAARKAEARRLAEIEEKELEKSLKKVDKKSNRVSIPVPKVTEAELIRRREEEKAQLLKKAEEEKLKMSRTAKEEEYEKMVLVENTNRDDSIIEARSVEEALAKMSVSDALPVDKHPEKRLKASFKAFEEAELPKLKAEKPGLTHTQYKDMIWKIWKKSPDNPLNQVVEK, encoded by the exons ATGCCGCCGAAAAAGATGGGAGTGAACAGCAAAGCCGAAGCGGCTAGGGCAAGAAAAAACGCAACCGAATCGGAACGTAAAGAGCAAGAAGCGCGTGAGAAAGAAGAAAAATATTGGCGTGAAGCGGAAGGCGGTAAGTCACGCGCCGCCAAGAAACGCGAAGAAGAATCGGAGAAAAAAGCAGAAGCCGCCGCTCGAAAAGCCGAGGCACGTCGGTTAGCTGAAATCGAAGAAAAAGAACTGGAGAAATCGCTTAAGAAGGTGGATAAGAAATCAAATAGGGTTTCAATTCCTGTTCCTAAGGTTACCGAAGCCGAATTGATTCGGCGCAGGGAAGAAGAGAAAGCACAACTATTGAAAAAGGCGGAGGAGGAAAAACTGAAGATGAGTCGAACTGCGAAAGAAGAAGAGTACGAGAAGATGGTGCTGGTTGAGAATACTAATCGTGATGACTCGATAATTGAAGCGAGATCTGTTGAAGAGGCCCTTGCAAAGATGTCAGTTTCCGATGCCTTACCTGTTGATAAGCATCCTGAGAAAAGACTCAAAGCATCCTTTAAG GCTTTTGAAGAAGCAGAGCTTCCAAAGCTGAAAGCAGAGAAGCCTGGCCTCACTCATACCCAGTATAAGGACATGATCTGGAAGATATGGAAGAAATCTCCTGATAATCCACTTAACCAG GTTGTTGAAAAATAG
- the LOC139855531 gene encoding auxin-responsive protein SAUR64-like, translating to MMTARKLVKMARKWQKEASKGGCCNDKMANKGHFVVYTSDKNRFVIPLRYLNTNIFRELLRISEDEFGLPNNGPITLFCDSSLMTYLINIVDRGLTKELEKALLVSIATSNRCSIDHGSETNNNHMKPHIAKCTQNVNERITSWHPKSRTVD from the exons ATGATGACAGCTAGGAAGCTCGTAAAGATGGCTAGGAAATGGCAGAAAGAGGCTTCAAAAGGAGGTTGCTGTAATGATAAAATGGCAAACAAGGGTCATTTCGTTGTCTACACAAGTGACAAGAATCGTTTTGTGATCCCCTTACGATATCTAAACACCAATATTTTCAGAGAGCTTTTGAGAATATCTGAGGACGAGTTTGGTCTTCCAAACAATGGTCCTATTACTCTCTTTTGTGACTCCTCACTCATGACTTACTTAATCAACATAGTTGACCGAGGGTTGACTAAAGAGTTGGAGAAGGCGTTGCTAGTTTCAATTGCAACAAGTAATCGATGCTCCATAGATCACGGAAGTGAAACTA ATAACAACCACATGAAGCCCCACATTGCTAAATGTACCCAAAATGTGAACGAGAGGATCACCTCCTGGCATCCGAAATCAAGGACCGTGGACTGA